In Bacteroidota bacterium, a single window of DNA contains:
- a CDS encoding T9SS type A sorting domain-containing protein, protein MRFTFRAILCIAFSLFGKYTFAQTFTDMNAQLPGLESGSAAWADYDNDGDLDLAFTGFSSLVAERSFIYRNDNGIMTAVDSSIIKVANGSVNWADFDNDGDQDLILNGQNNGSLLCELYRNDNQTFVAMNPGFVRVLGIQKWLDVDNDGFQDVVFSGVMDSLWVDTTIIYRNNGNSTFSYFPSNLPPLTTTGMEIADCNNDSLPDIFIVATAPGGMPVSALFTNNGNGNFTMDTTSFMQIFAGAVKWGDAENDGDMDLLYDGILIDNSAYTLIYLNDGSGNFIEQSTNLPGTGEPGSVDWADIDNDGDLDVLLSEYLFRNDGNGLFNDISPWAPHNYYAIPAMFMDYDLDGDADIFMLSFFGISNSNIFRNELVTGISGISSFTNLSVYPNPSNGVFSISTDFDQIKSCRLFSLDGKMIQSFHVSNFSKVDIGDLSPGVYIFEVSDGKYFGRVKLIIV, encoded by the coding sequence ATGAGATTTACTTTTCGGGCAATTTTATGTATTGCATTTTCTTTATTCGGCAAATATACTTTTGCTCAAACCTTCACGGACATGAATGCACAGCTTCCCGGACTGGAAAGCGGAAGTGCTGCCTGGGCTGATTATGACAACGACGGTGATCTGGATCTGGCGTTTACAGGGTTCAGTAGTCTGGTTGCAGAACGTTCATTCATTTATCGTAATGACAATGGTATTATGACTGCTGTTGATTCTTCAATTATTAAAGTTGCAAATGGTTCAGTTAACTGGGCAGATTTCGATAATGATGGTGATCAGGATCTGATTTTGAATGGGCAAAATAACGGGTCGTTACTTTGTGAGTTATATCGAAACGACAATCAGACGTTTGTTGCTATGAATCCCGGCTTTGTAAGAGTTCTTGGGATTCAGAAATGGCTTGATGTCGACAATGACGGTTTTCAGGATGTTGTTTTTTCCGGAGTAATGGATTCATTGTGGGTCGATACCACAATCATCTATCGCAATAATGGGAATTCGACTTTTTCTTATTTCCCTTCGAATCTGCCACCTCTAACAACAACAGGAATGGAAATAGCAGATTGTAACAATGACAGTCTGCCCGATATTTTTATTGTAGCCACAGCTCCCGGAGGAATGCCGGTATCTGCATTGTTTACAAATAATGGTAATGGAAATTTCACGATGGACACAACATCGTTCATGCAGATCTTTGCCGGCGCTGTAAAGTGGGGCGATGCAGAAAATGATGGCGATATGGATCTGCTTTACGATGGCATACTCATCGATAATTCAGCTTACACATTGATCTATCTGAATGATGGTTCTGGAAATTTTATCGAACAATCGACAAATCTTCCCGGTACCGGCGAACCAGGCTCAGTTGACTGGGCAGATATCGACAACGATGGCGATCTGGATGTTCTGTTGTCAGAATATTTATTCCGTAACGATGGCAATGGGTTATTCAATGACATATCTCCCTGGGCTCCTCATAACTACTATGCAATACCGGCAATGTTCATGGATTACGATTTGGATGGTGATGCTGATATTTTTATGTTGTCTTTTTTTGGGATCAGTAATTCGAATATTTTCAGGAATGAATTAGTAACTGGAATTTCAGGAATTTCTTCCTTCACGAACTTATCAGTATATCCCAATCCTTCTAATGGCGTGTTCAGTATTTCTACTGACTTTGATCAAATTAAATCTTGTAGATTGTTTTCATTGGATGGAAAAATGATACAGAGTTTTCATGTCAGCAATTTTTCAAAAGTTGATATCGGTGATTTAAGTCCGGGGGTTTATATATTTGAAGTTTCGGATGGGAAATATTTCGGGAGAGTAAAATTAATAATCGTCTGA
- a CDS encoding histidine kinase, which yields MNFENIFRSRLFVVILHICVWAIIFILPLYLESNFPPPMMNSRPGKLPNYENFRLLTSILNLSFIPLFYLNAFFFVPKFFNKKNWLVYLLLAILTVIVIIGLNILFRYLFIGPSIPFPIRIVIPVAIFMLLASTAFSFIRQNFKNEKIRKEKEAVNLKTELSFLRSQVSPHFLFNTLNNLVSLARKKSDLLEPVLLKLSGLLHYMLYESDHEKININKEIEYLSNYIDLQKLRFGDDVTLYFFKDAPADSTKEIVPMILIPFIENAFKHGTGF from the coding sequence ATGAATTTCGAGAATATTTTCCGTTCCAGACTGTTTGTTGTGATTTTGCATATTTGTGTATGGGCAATCATTTTCATATTGCCTCTTTACCTTGAAAGCAATTTCCCGCCACCGATGATGAATTCGCGTCCGGGCAAACTTCCTAATTACGAAAACTTCAGACTTCTCACATCAATACTGAATCTGTCTTTTATTCCTTTATTTTATTTGAATGCATTTTTCTTTGTTCCGAAATTTTTCAATAAAAAGAATTGGCTCGTTTATCTTTTACTTGCTATTCTTACGGTCATTGTTATCATTGGACTTAATATTTTATTCAGATATTTATTTATTGGACCATCGATTCCCTTTCCAATTCGTATAGTAATTCCTGTTGCAATATTTATGCTCCTGGCAAGTACAGCTTTCAGTTTTATAAGACAAAATTTCAAAAATGAAAAGATCAGAAAAGAGAAAGAGGCCGTCAATCTGAAAACGGAACTTTCCTTTCTTCGTTCGCAGGTTAGTCCTCATTTTTTATTTAATACTTTAAACAATCTTGTTTCGCTTGCGAGGAAAAAATCAGACTTGCTCGAACCTGTTCTGCTTAAGCTTTCAGGACTTCTTCATTATATGCTTTACGAATCAGATCATGAAAAGATAAATATTAATAAAGAGATTGAATATCTGAGTAACTATATTGATTTACAAAAACTTCGTTTTGGTGATGATGTTACATTATATTTTTTTAAAGATGCTCCGGCTGATTCAACAAAAGAAATTGTACCAATGATCTTGATTCCTTTTATTGAAAATGCATTTAAACATGGAACAGGTTTTTGA
- a CDS encoding response regulator transcription factor: MLTCIAVEDEPLALDLLEDNIRQIPFLHLVKRCKNAFEAAEVLQNESVDLIFLDIQMPGLTGLQFLKTLPSSPMIIFITAYKNYALEGFELGVIDYLLKPISFERFMKAVNKAVEYSNLKNSQLANFTSEYLFVYSEYNLVKIFVSEIKYIEGMKDYIKIYLSNSDKPIITRLSIKTMEEKLPSNKFVRTHKSFVVAIDRIQSLRNSRIKLDTIEVPLSDHYKEHFFKLVGPKIILS, from the coding sequence ATGCTTACATGTATTGCTGTGGAAGATGAGCCCCTTGCTCTCGATTTGCTTGAAGATAATATCAGACAGATACCATTTTTGCATTTGGTGAAAAGATGTAAAAATGCATTTGAAGCCGCTGAGGTATTGCAAAATGAAAGTGTTGATTTGATTTTTTTGGATATTCAAATGCCGGGCCTTACAGGTTTGCAGTTTTTAAAGACATTGCCTTCTTCGCCAATGATAATTTTTATAACGGCATACAAAAACTATGCTTTGGAAGGTTTTGAACTTGGCGTTATAGATTACCTGCTTAAACCGATCTCATTTGAACGGTTTATGAAAGCAGTCAACAAGGCCGTAGAATATTCTAATTTGAAGAATAGTCAATTGGCCAATTTTACAAGTGAATATTTATTTGTTTACTCTGAATATAATCTTGTTAAAATTTTTGTCAGTGAAATTAAATATATTGAAGGCATGAAGGATTACATAAAAATATATCTCAGTAATTCTGATAAACCTATAATTACCCGTCTTAGCATCAAAACAATGGAGGAAAAACTGCCATCCAATAAATTTGTACGAACACATAAGTCTTTTGTAGTTGCTATTGACAGAATTCAGTCACTCCGCAATAGCAGGATCAAACTCGATACTATAGAGGTTCCTTTAAGTGATCACTATAAAGAACATTTTTTCAAGTTAGTTGGCCCTAAAATTATTCTTTCATAA
- a CDS encoding TonB-dependent receptor plug domain-containing protein: protein MDGYFTLSKVPSDTCVLVVSYIGYNKSEVYLTPALPKSNFIIELTPSSNLLKTITVTSVREDAMLQKKEDVSVIKLTPRQIEKLPNVGEKDVMRSFQLMPGVSASQESSSGLYVRGGTPDQNLVLYDGFTVYHVDHLYGYFSAFNSNVVKDIQLYKGGFESRFGGRLSSVTEITGKDGNQKKFNIGGDISLLSINAWAEIPVGDKFSSIIAYRRSYKGPIYNALFDKYSKSSSTQTTQQTGPGGGRYMQDTEATSYFHDLNGKFTYRPSLKDIVTLSIFNGNDKLDNSIDNSSSSLPGGGAIGGFNFSSTDLTKYGNVGSSLKWSRKWTDKFYGNTLISYSNFYSDRDRSMERTSTDASGNESTTKSGVFENNNLKDYSFKSDYQWDLFDFSQLQFGVFGTSFDIKYTYAQSDTATLLDKRNKALLSGAYLQSKFRFFKNKFVILPGIRINNFETTQQQYYEPRVSATYNLSDRLSVKGSAGKFYQFANRVTREDILSGSKEFWLLADGNSFTVSSSIHNIVGLSYETTDYLLSVEGYYKRISNLTEYSLRFNPSPTGTTFNENFFTGNGYAKGVEFLLQKKTGKFNGWVSYTLGEAKNHFDIYSDGYYSANQDVTHEFKSVFLYNWKRWDFSATWVFATGRPYTAPSGAYSVTLLDGNTQDYFTVTTKNGLRLPDYHRADISANYKLLKGSKADKKRREFGYIGFSIFNLYNRTNVWYKTYSIEEGSVIETNVNYSGLTPNITLSLKLR, encoded by the coding sequence GTGGATGGATATTTCACATTATCAAAAGTTCCGTCTGATACTTGTGTGCTTGTTGTATCGTATATCGGTTATAACAAAAGTGAAGTTTATCTGACTCCGGCTTTACCGAAATCAAATTTCATTATTGAACTTACTCCTTCTTCTAACCTTCTTAAAACGATTACTGTTACTTCAGTTAGAGAAGATGCCATGCTGCAAAAAAAAGAAGATGTAAGTGTAATTAAATTGACTCCCCGGCAAATTGAAAAACTTCCTAATGTAGGCGAGAAGGATGTTATGAGATCTTTTCAGCTGATGCCCGGCGTAAGTGCATCGCAAGAATCTTCTTCCGGACTTTATGTAAGGGGAGGCACACCTGATCAGAATTTAGTTTTGTATGATGGATTTACAGTTTATCATGTGGATCATTTGTATGGCTATTTCAGTGCATTTAATTCGAACGTTGTGAAGGACATTCAACTTTACAAAGGCGGTTTTGAATCTCGTTTTGGTGGAAGACTTTCAAGTGTAACCGAAATAACAGGAAAGGACGGGAATCAGAAAAAATTTAATATTGGTGGAGATATTAGTTTGCTTAGTATAAATGCCTGGGCTGAAATACCGGTTGGTGATAAATTTTCTTCAATCATTGCTTATCGGAGATCATACAAAGGTCCGATCTATAATGCACTTTTTGATAAATACAGTAAGAGCTCAAGTACACAGACAACGCAACAAACCGGTCCCGGTGGCGGAAGGTATATGCAGGATACAGAAGCTACTTCATACTTTCATGATCTGAATGGAAAATTCACTTACCGACCTTCTTTAAAGGACATTGTCACACTAAGTATCTTTAATGGAAATGACAAACTTGATAACAGTATTGATAATTCGTCATCATCTCTACCGGGTGGTGGGGCTATAGGTGGCTTTAATTTTAGCTCGACCGATCTTACGAAATACGGCAATGTTGGAAGTAGCTTGAAATGGTCGCGTAAATGGACAGACAAGTTTTATGGTAATACTTTGATAAGTTATTCGAATTTTTATAGCGATAGAGATCGTTCTATGGAAAGAACATCAACAGATGCAAGCGGAAATGAGTCAACAACTAAAAGCGGAGTATTTGAAAATAATAATTTAAAGGACTATAGTTTCAAATCTGACTACCAATGGGATTTGTTCGATTTCAGTCAACTTCAATTCGGCGTATTTGGGACCAGTTTTGATATAAAATATACGTATGCTCAGAGCGATACAGCAACGCTTTTGGATAAAAGGAATAAAGCACTTTTATCCGGTGCCTATCTGCAAAGCAAATTCAGGTTTTTTAAAAACAAATTTGTAATTCTTCCGGGAATAAGAATTAACAATTTTGAGACTACACAACAACAGTACTATGAACCAAGAGTTTCTGCAACTTACAATTTGTCAGATAGGTTATCAGTAAAAGGAAGTGCAGGTAAATTCTATCAATTTGCTAATAGAGTAACGCGGGAAGATATTTTATCAGGAAGTAAAGAATTCTGGCTTCTGGCTGATGGAAACTCTTTTACGGTGAGTTCTTCGATTCACAATATCGTTGGCTTATCCTATGAGACTACAGATTATCTGTTAAGTGTGGAAGGTTATTATAAACGTATAAGCAACCTCACAGAATACTCCCTTCGTTTTAATCCCAGTCCAACCGGGACTACATTTAACGAGAATTTTTTCACGGGTAACGGTTATGCAAAAGGTGTTGAATTTCTTTTACAGAAGAAAACAGGAAAGTTCAATGGATGGGTCAGCTATACTCTGGGTGAAGCGAAAAATCATTTTGATATTTATTCTGATGGATATTATTCCGCCAACCAGGATGTAACTCACGAATTCAAATCGGTTTTTCTCTACAACTGGAAGCGTTGGGATTTTTCAGCGACATGGGTCTTTGCAACAGGTCGTCCGTATACCGCTCCATCAGGTGCGTATAGCGTGACTTTGCTGGATGGAAATACTCAGGACTATTTTACGGTAACAACTAAAAACGGTTTAAGGCTTCCTGATTACCATCGAGCAGATATATCTGCCAACTATAAATTGCTGAAGGGATCTAAAGCTGATAAGAAGAGAAGAGAATTCGGATACATTGGATTTTCCATTTTCAATTTGTACAACAGAACAAACGTTTGGTACAAAACATATTCAATTGAGGAAGGGTCAGTCATCGAAACAAATGTGAATTATTCCGGCCTTACACCGAACATAACATTATCATTAAAACTCAGGTAA